In a genomic window of Nyctibius grandis isolate bNycGra1 chromosome 4, bNycGra1.pri, whole genome shotgun sequence:
- the GLRX5 gene encoding glutaredoxin-related protein 5, mitochondrial, whose translation MSVVVRAAWRLGAAAVRGRAGRPLSQAATSGGEAEGGGGSGSREAVERLVREHPVVVFMKGSPEQPLCGFSNAVVQILRLHGVEDYRAHDVLQDPDLRQGIKNYSNWPTIPQVYLNGEFVGGCDILLQMHQNGDLVEELKKLGIRSALLDAEKDQDKK comes from the exons ATGAGCGTGGTCGTGCGCGCGGCCTGGCGGTTGGGCGCCGCCGCcgtgcggggccgggccgggcggccgcTGAGCCAGGCGGCCACCAGCGGCGGCGAGGCCGAGGGAGGCGGCGGCTCGGGGTCGCGGGAGGCGGTGGAGCGGCTGGTGCGGGAGCACCCGGTGGTGGTGTTCATGAAGGGTAGCCCGGAGCAGCCCCTCTGCGGCTTCAGCAACGCCGTCGTGCAGATCCTGCGCCTGCACGGCGTGGAGGACTACCGCGCCCACGACGTCCTGCAGGACCCCGACCTCCGCCAAG gAATAAAAAACTACTCTAACTGGCCTACCATCCCACAAGTGTACCTCAATGGTGAATTCGTCGGTGGCTGTGATATACTCCTCCAGATGCATCAGAATGGAGATCTTGTAGAAGAGCTGAAGAAGTTAGGAATCCGTTCAGCACTTCTGGATGCAGAAAAAGACCAAGACAAAAAGTAA